Within Actinosynnema pretiosum, the genomic segment GCGCGGCGCGGTAGCCGGGGGCGAGCAGGGTGCCGGGCGGCAGCGGGCCGGTCTCGGCGGCGGTGAGCGGGGCGTAGGCCTCGGGCGGGCGGCGGACGGTCTGGGCGGCGTTGTTGATCAGGATGTCCAGCGGTCGGCCGTCCGCGCGCAGGTCGTCGCACAGGCCGAGCACCTGGCGCGGGTCGCGCAGGTCGACGCCGACCACGGTGAGCCGGTGCAGCCAGTCCGCGCTGCTCGGGTCGGCGCGGAAGCGGCGGGCGGCGTCGCGCGGGAAGCGGGTGGTGACGATCAGCTCGGCGCCGTCGCGCAGCAGCATCAGCGCGAGCTGGAAGCCGATCTTGACGCGCCCGCCGGTGAGCAGCGCGCGGCGGCCGGTGAGGTCGGTGGACGCGGTGCGGCGGCGGGTGTTGTCGCTCGCGCACTCGGGGCAGAGCAGGTGGTAGAAGGCGTCCACGAGGCGGTAGGGGCGCTTGCAGGCGTAGCAGAGGCGGGAGCGGTGCGCCGGGCTCGGTTCGGCGGGTGGGACGGGCGCGAGCGGGGCGTCGTCCCTGCGGTCGGTGGCGCCGGTGGCGGTGGCGGCGCGGGTGCGCGCGTCGGCGGCGGCCTGGTGGGCGTCGCGGGCCTTGCGGCGGCGGCGCTTGCCGTCGCGGACGAGCGACTCGGCGGCCCGCTCGGCGCGCAGGCGGGCCGGGTCGTCCTCGGGGAGCGCGCGCAGCCGGGCGAGGGCGGCGTGGAAGGCAGGCTCGTCGAACCCGTCGTGCACCACGCCTCCCCTTCGGGCCTGCCCCGGTGGCGGGATTCGAACCCGCGTGCCCTCGCCTGCGAGACGAGTGCGACTGCCTCTGCGCTACGACCGGGGCATTGCCGGGGATCGTAGCCGGTCGGGGGCCCTCCGGTGCGGACCGCGGCTGCCGGGGTGGCGGGAGTCGAACCCGCGTCCTCCGCCCCTGGAACGAGGAACGGCGCGTCTACCTCTGCGCTACGGCCCCGGCATTGCCGATGATCTTACCGGGAACGTCGGGGTGTCCGGGCGGCGGGATTCGAACCCGCGTGCTCCACCCTGGCAAGGTGGGACGACTGCCTCTGCGCTACGACCCGGACAGCTGAGCATCCTAGCGGCGGGAGCGCGGGTTCACAGCCGCACCGAGGAGTTGTGCTCCCGCACGATCCGCCACCCGTCGGCTCCGCGCCGCCACACCAGGGAGGTGGTGGTGCGCAACCGGGAGCGGGTCCCGTCGGCGGTCTCCAGGTCCACCTCGAACACCAGGGTGGAGGCGGCCAGGTCGCCGGACTCCAGCACGTGCGGGCCGGAGACGACGGTGTGGCGGGCCAGGCGCAGGTCCCGGAAGGCCGGTTCCCAGACGGCGCCGTACTCGCGGGCGGTGCGGGCGGTGCGGTGCTCGGGGTCGAAGTCGTCGTAGAGCAGGACCTCGCCCTCGGCGTAGTGGCGGCCCTGGGCGGCGGCGAAGTCGAACGGCGGGTCGTGCGGGGCGCGCTCCCAGCCGAAGACCCAGTCCCGGTGGAGCTGCTCGACGGTGGTCATGGGGGGTGACTCCCTTCGGTGGTGGACGGGATCGACGCTAGGCGCGGGTGATCACGCGGACCAGGGTGCGGCGCACCCACCCGGCGGAGCGGAGCGGCAGTGGTACGTTCGTACACATGCCGAGGGACTACTTCGCGGGCGACCCCAGGACCAACCGGGAGCGGATGCTCGCGGGCGAGCCGTACATCGCCGACGACCCGGAGAGCGAGCGCATCGCGCGGCGGGCGCTGGCGCTGCTGGAGGAGTACCGGGTGGCGTTCACCGCGAGCCGGGACGAGGAGGCGCGGCGGCTGCTCGCCGAGGTGCTGGGCGAGGTCGGCGAGGGCGTGGTGGTGAAGCCGCCGCTGTTCGTGGACTACGGCGAGAACATCCGGCTCGGGGCGCGGACGTTCGTCAACTACAACCTGACGG encodes:
- a CDS encoding SDR family oxidoreductase; this encodes MHDGFDEPAFHAALARLRALPEDDPARLRAERAAESLVRDGKRRRRKARDAHQAAADARTRAATATGATDRRDDAPLAPVPPAEPSPAHRSRLCYACKRPYRLVDAFYHLLCPECASDNTRRRTASTDLTGRRALLTGGRVKIGFQLALMLLRDGAELIVTTRFPRDAARRFRADPSSADWLHRLTVVGVDLRDPRQVLGLCDDLRADGRPLDILINNAAQTVRRPPEAYAPLTAAETGPLPPGTLLAPGYRAALPVDQSRAALELVLADGAADLPTGAVPARLDEAGLVPDTAPTNSWSARLGELDPAEVLETQLVNAFAPALLCDRLLPLLLAAPAPRRYVVNVTAVEGRFAVRNKTSGHPHTNMAKAALNMLTRTSGPDLARRGVHMCAVDTGWVTDENPAPKKDHLARQGFRTPLDVVDGAARVYDPIVRGEAGDPVSGVFLKDYREAAW
- a CDS encoding YybH family protein, which codes for MTTVEQLHRDWVFGWERAPHDPPFDFAAAQGRHYAEGEVLLYDDFDPEHRTARTAREYGAVWEPAFRDLRLARHTVVSGPHVLESGDLAASTLVFEVDLETADGTRSRLRTTTSLVWRRGADGWRIVREHNSSVRL